TAATGAGGAGGAGACTATCAAATGACAGATAAGGTGTTGTGGCAAAATCTATCATGGCAAAGTAAAAAGGCGAAACGTGATATATGGAAGATTGTGGTAAGtctacaaacacatacacatccTTCTAAACGGCTTATCATATGGTTATAAATCAATAATGCTAGCGCAAAGTCCACAGTCACACTTCAAAACCTGTAAATGACTTTCAATTGAATCAGTTTGGCCTGTTCTCGTCGTTTTTTCACTCAATAACAGGATTATTTGTCCACAGGTGCTCCAGCTCGATTCGTCCCATGGTGAGAGTCATTTCATCCGTTAACTTTTTCGACAAATAACATAATTTAGCTTTTTTCAAACTGACGGTAGTAACCACGCTTTTTTGGCCTAACATCGTTACCATTTACATAAGGTAATTATTTCTAGTAACGTAAGTACCACGGTTAGTCTAGAAAACTACAGTAACTACAGTTttagttttaattgttttgtaaatGATGCATTTTCATAATGGCTCTTTTAAAGTTAGACTTTTGATTTGTAGCACGTTCTTGTCTGGTTGCATTCATGAAGTGCGTTATTTCATCTCGTTTGACTGATATAGTTGATAACAAAGGTTTGTGAGTTTTATAATTTCTCCAAAAGAAGGAAATGCACTTGTTTATATCAGCATTATGTTAATAAGAAGGGTACTGTTTTGCAATTGAGGCGTTTGCTTTCTTCAAGATGgatttatttgatattattaATGCTGAAGGTAATTGTGGTGCTTAATATTTTTTAGGAAGCCAgatacttttaaataattttttttatactgcCACTATTCTTTAAAGCCTATtgcaattatttataattttaataaacaaaaagtgACCCCAAACTGTAATTTAGTTTGCTATAGGTTTTTGTAATCCTGTAAGCTCATAGAAAAAGATCTGCTTTCTTGAGAGAGTTCTGAATCTGAATCTTGTGAAGTGGTTGAGTTTGATCTCTgtgcttgcaaaaaaaaaaaaatgtggaaagcaCATGGAATCAAAAACACATACATGAAGTATGTGGatatgaaacatttttatttcacttttttgtgtttCATGTAATGAAATGTAATGGGTGTATTCATATAGCGCaattatcgtgtatggccatacacccaaatcgcttcacaatcatgaggggggaggggtcatttacactgaattttacttatttaaaaataaatgtaatgaaaactgtTACAGAATTTTAAACTTCGGTGGTAGGGAATAGTATACTCAAGGGTAATGAAGCGTTCATAAAAGAAGCCAAAGCGTCAAGAAGAATGTCATTCTGTGATACTGGCCTGGGAAAATAATACACGGGAAAGAGAATAATATTAAACCCCATTGAAGCAATAAACTTTAATCTTTAGTATTTCAAGAAAACTGGCAGACATGCAGCTTGGAAAAATGCTGCCAGAAAATTTAGTTTTGAGGCTTTAATACCCAAGATGCACAGAATAAAATACCTGTATCATTAAAGGTCAATTACACAACCACAAGTGCATTGACAAAAATGCGCTAACTTAATGGTGGGGTTGTAAACATATAAGTAAATACTTTCTGCAGTTCATAATACATGATGAATGAAGTAATAGATTATTAAGTTCACGTGTTTCGCCTTATCTACAAAATGTATTTCTTCATAATGGCAttgttatgttttcattttaatttcaaagaACTGCATGTAATGTGAATTAAGTTGAAAAAAAGACTTTGAAAATGAAGACTTTgttcagtatatggcaataaacATGATCGCATACATAAAGAATGAGACACATGGTCTTTGTACAGGTGATCTGATTGGTTCATCATGTGGGCATGGGCATTGCTTCCTGTCTTTCTGGCAGTCTTTGGGACTGTTGGCCTTTGGGCTGTGTGAGTGTTTCTTTTTACTTTCTGTTATTCTTTTCtttctgtatgtatttatttattaagttgactgttttttgtatttatttgtgtgcaGGTATGCCATAGCAGTTTCTAATAACTCTGTTAATATAACTATAGAGTTCCCTTACATCAGGTATGTACCTTTAAAAtaggctatttattttattattatatatattttttaaatggtcaGTGTCCTCATTTGACCGTAAGTTGAGGTTAAAGCCACTCACCAAACCTTTATCTGTTTTGATTTGTCTCAAGTTATTCCTTTTTggattttttctattttaatattattctattctattattattatttttattatacctaATAGGGCAAATGTATTCTAATCACTATCAGTTCTCCAGCTAAAATTCCCCTGGCTGattgcaaaatataaatacaacatcAAAAGAGCTCCCTAAAGAATTGTTTCTGTAAGACATTCCAGAGCGATAAAATTGAGATTTTTACATTGAAAATCCATGCATATTTTCATTCCTCCAGCACATGTGGTGCATACACCCCCCAGAGCTGCCTGTTTGCTCAGATATGCAACATTTGCTGTGTGTTAGGTAAGTcctcatttaaaaaatagttacaGACCCTCTGATCTGGTACATTTTTTCacaactattttctttttttctttagctCTGTGGATTGTCGTGATCAGATTTCAGCAGATCCGTGATTTGGGCCGTTCATCTCATTTAAACACAGCTGGTCTGGTGCTTGGCTTCATCTCTAGCATTGGGATTTCTATTCTAGGAAACTTTCAGGTACAGTATATAGTGGACAAATAGATGCTACAGGACTACTAACAATTTGTGCTGCTTGGAATCATAAACCACACCATGTGTGTTCATTTGGCCTGAGGAGAATGAATGATCTCCCTTAATGAATATTGTTTCTGACAAAGTTTGTTCTTTTCTGCCACCTGATGGAGATTGGGTTTCAGCAACAGTTGTCTATGCTTTGCTcagttattaaaattttttttagtttgtggTTAAACTATTTACCAGGCTATGTGCATGACCCTATTTCAAACCATTGAGTCCTTCCCCACACCTTAAGTTAACAGCACCATACTAAgaatttataaaaagaaaatgagaTGTTTTTGACCAGAGAATGTATGACTAAAAGTGTATTTAGATCTAGTCATTATACACATTATAACTATTTAGTCATTATTGTCAATCCAAATGTATATGACGTTTTTTCTTCTGTGTTTCACGAATGAAGATGTTTGTTGGTAACCAATTTTGGTTCCTCAAGAAAGTGATTGGGAATCTGAAGTTTTGTTCTTAcagtatattttttacatttatgtttcataaacaaacaaatatgaccCGTCACTTGCTGAGGGTGGCATGATATACATGTGAAAAGGCTGGAAAAGTGCTGTTATCCAAGAATACTGCACAAATttaagccaatcagatttgagaaccagaaagaactgttgtataaatgatgTTATGCATGCTTGCCACATAAGTAAACATTCTACTGAATGTTTAACTCTACTTAATTCtactgaaaagctactcatcaatgaatttgctcttcagtgtttggactatcaataatgacttcaaaccacactgaactgagctaaactgaactgaacttaaacactaaaaactgaccTACCCTGacccagttactatgaccatttatgtgaagctgctttcacacaatctacattgtaaaagcgctataaaaataaagctgaattgaaattgaattgaattgaaggttATAGTGGACTTGCAGTATCCACCCTGTCTAATGTTTCTGACGTCACTGTTTCAAACCACAACAATATCAAACACCCAGAAAATGAATTCCTTATTTTCTATTGTGAACcctttgtcattttgtttttgtgttaagCAAGGTTAATTTGGTTCTTATAAATCAGTGAATATGTCAGTATGACAATTTCAGTTTTGTGTAAATCTCTATATAGTAAGTATATGAGGCATTCAGGGTATATGTCGGCAGCGGGATGCTTGAGTGTTTTTTGTGCACAAAAAACTATTTCTTTAACTTCGTAACATTATGATTGAACCATTAAAGACACATTAACcactttagatttagtttgaagGTCTTACTGTCTATGGAGAGTCAGAGAGCTCTGAGATTTCATCAAaagtatattattaaataaaagtatcttaaaggtttagttcacccaaagaaaTAAATTCTATTATTTACAGACCCTGATGCCATTTTAATCACTTTAAACTTTCTTTCATCTTTGGAACAATTAAATTAAACTCAtgcttatttctatagcgcttttacattgtagattgtgtcaaagcagcttaacatagaagttctagtaaattgaaactgtgtcagtttagtgtggtttaatttttactgctgaaagtccaaacactgaatagCAAATCTATCTATgctcagctccacaagtcccaaaccatgcaagaccaccaattgacgaaagtgaaggaaaaaaatctTTGAGAAAAACTCAGTTGGGCATAACCATTTCTCCTCCGGCCAGACTTCTTGTGCACAGCTgtagtctaggcgctggaggctgcAGAACGCTGgacaaattataatgttttttggGAAGTTTTCCCAGCTGtttgccctaaataatgcagactaacaatctttttgatttgatttcaaaagcatttgtgttttatgtgcatGCTACGAGATAGTAACGCATTACAATAGTCTAACACAAGTTAAGTTATTttgatgaaatccgagagctttCTCACCCTCAATACACACTGACAATGACTTTGATAAATGTGCatacttaaatatatattaaatattaaaaactgtcattaatttaagatgctgatgacagTTAAACACATCTTAACAGGCTTTTGGAAAGGGTCTATTGTGTATTTGAAATTctaatttattatgtaatttgaaGTATCCATCAttgatctttttgttttttttactgtttataacTGTGACAGTCCTGTACATTTGTATGTTCTATTACAATAGATGAATTTATATGATATGTGTGTCCATTTAGCAAACCATAATCCAAGAGGTTCATCTGCTTGGAGCACTCATGGCCTTCTTTCTGGGTTTAGCATACTTTTGGATCCAGGCCTTTATTACATATTTCAGCCCTCCATCACGTGACAATAAGTGGTTGGTTCCAGTGCGGTTCATCCTCTGCAGCCAGTGTACTTGTATGGTCATCTGCAGTATCCTTCGGTTCCATGATAAAATTTCCTAATCACTGAAATGAGTTCTGAAATGAGTTGTGTGTTGTCCTTAACTCTGTCTTCTCAGTGTTTGTCCTCCACAGCACAGGGTTTCGCTCTGCAGCTGCTATATGCGAGTGGATTCTGGTCATGTGTTTTTTTGCGCTGTTTGGGGTTTTTGCAGCAGAGTTCAGACACATTGACTTCCACAAGCTCACTGTACAAAAGGAGGGATTAAAAGTtgctaataatgataatgttGTGTGGACAGTACAGGACGTTCAGTGAAGAAGAGCTGGCAAGTTTTGGCTTTGGTAAttggaaacatacacacactcacacaagaaACAAAGTGTTATGACATTGAACTGTAACCTGCATGACTTTGCTAAATTCATAATTACAAACAA
This portion of the Danio rerio strain Tuebingen ecotype United States chromosome 3, GRCz12tu, whole genome shotgun sequence genome encodes:
- the tmem150b gene encoding modulator of macroautophagy TMEM150B isoform X1 translates to MWAWALLPVFLAVFGTVGLWAVYAIAVSNNSVNITIEFPYISTCGAYTPQSCLFAQICNICCVLALWIVVIRFQQIRDLGRSSHLNTAGLVLGFISSIGISILGNFQQTIIQEVHLLGALMAFFLGLAYFWIQAFITYFSPPSRDNKWLVPVRFILCSQCTCMVICMFVLHSTGFRSAAAICEWILVMCFFALFGVFAAEFRHIDFHKLTVQKEGLKVANNDNVVWTVQDVQ